Genomic DNA from Amycolatopsis alba DSM 44262:
GATTCCCTGACCCAGACGATCGCGGCGCACGCCACGATCTCGTCCGCGCGCCCGTCCGGGATCACCGAACTCGTCCCCGGCGCCCGCAGCCTGCTCGTGGTGGAAACCCCTGGCTCGGGCGCCCTCGCCGCCGTCCGTGAGCTCCTCTCCGACGCGGATCTCGAACATCCGCCGGAAGGCGAAGCCCGCGAAATCACCCTCGACGTCACCTACGACGGCGAAGACCTCGAACTCGTCGCGCGGGACGCGGGAGTGTCCGCCGAGGACGTCGTCCGGCTGCACACCGGCACCGTCTACACCGTGGCCTTCACCGGCTTCGCGCCCGGTTTCGGTTACCTGACCGGACTTCCCGGACCACTCCGGCAGCCGCGGCTGCCGTCTCCGCGCACCCGTGTGCCGCCGGGTTCGGTCGGGATCGCGGGCGAGTTCACCGGGGTGTACCCGCGGGTCTCGCCCGGCGGCTGGCGGCTGATCGGCCACACCCGGACCGTCCTGTTCGATTCACGCGCCGATCCGCCCGCGCTGCTGGCGCCCGGCGACCGGGTGCGGTTCCGGAGTGCCCGATGAGGGCGCTCGAAGTGGTCCGGCCTGGCCCGTTGGCGCTGGTCCAGGACCTCGGCAGGCCCGGCTACGCGCATCTCGGCGTCCCGCCGTCCGGTGCGCTGGACGTCCCGGCGCTGCGACTGGCGAACCGGCTCGTCGGCAACGACGAGGGCGCCGCGGGCGTCGAGTGCCTATTCGGCGGGCTGCGGCTGCGCGCGACGGCGTCCTGCACGATCGCGGTGACCGGCCCGGCCGTCGACGTGGAGGTCGACGGGCGCGCCGTCGGCTCGCACGCTCCGGTGTGGCTGGCCGAGGGCCAGGTCGTGGCGATCGGCGCGCCCGCCACCGGATTGCGGTGCTACCTGGCGGTTTCCGGCGGGATCGTGGTGGACGCCGAACTCGGCAGCCGGTCGCGGGACGTCCTTTCGGAGATCGGGCCCACGCCGCTGAAGACGGGCGACGTCCTCCCGCTCGGCACACCGTCCTTGCCCGGAGGCGCCGACGTCGTGCTGCCCACGGTCGCTCCGGCGGAGCTGGCCGTGACTGTCGACCCTGGACCGCGGGCGCACTGGTTCGCGGACCTGGCGGCCGGGCTCGCGAAGACGTGGACGGTGACGGCGGAGTCCAACCGCGTCGGGCTCCGGCTCGACGGCTCCGCGTTGGCTCGCGAGGACGAGTACGTCGAGCAGGAGCTACCGAGCGAAGGCCTGCTGACCGGATCCATCCAGGTTCCGCCGAACGGGTTGCCGGTCGTTTTCCTGGCGGATCATCCGACTACCGGTGGTTATCCGGTGGCGGCGGTGGTGAGACGGGCGTCACTCCCGGCACTCGCGCAGGCCCGTCCCGGAACCCTTCTCCGCTTTCACTCGTCCACGAGAGTGTGGAACAGGTAAAGGTCGACGGTGGCACAGGTGTCATCGACACGAATTCGGTCCCTTCGCAGCCCGAACTGCCGCAGTCGCTGCGGATCGCGCTGGCCACCGGTCAGATGCGGCGTCCGCTCGGCGACACGCTCCGCCCGCTTCTCGATCTCTTCTCCGACGGCGAGTACCAGGTCACCGGCCCCGAACGGCTGGCCGAGGACCGCTACCTGACCCCGAGCGCCGACTGGCCGCCCGCCGACGTCTCACGGGTCGGCTACTACCGGACGGCGATCAAGAGCGGGCACCGGCCGGTCGCGGTCGTACTGGAGACCGCCGACGCGGCGGTGATCCTCGACGGGCACCACAAGATCGCGGCCTACCGCGAAGAAGAGATCCTGCCGCATCTGCTGATCATCAGTCAGCTCAACTGATCGCGTACTCGCTCTCGTACGCGGCGGCCAGCTCGGCATGGATGGCGCTGGAGTCGGTGAGCGCGACGCCGTCGAGCGTGTGCACCCTGGTCAGCTTGCGGACCGACGAGGCGAGGAACAGCCCTTCGCCCTCGGTGAGGTCCGAGACCTGAAGCGGCTCGACCTTGACCGACCAGCCCGCCCGCTCGGCACCCCGGAACAGCGCGGCCTGCGTCGTCCCCGGCAGGATGCCGATGGTCGCCGGCGGCGTGTAGAGCGTCTTGTCCTTCGCGAGGACGACCGTCGAAGTCGGCCCTTCGAAGACCGAACCGTTGGCGGCGGTGAAAATCACATCGCTCGCGCCACGGCGGCCTGCCTCACGCAGCGCGGCCATGTTGACGCCGTACGAAATCGACTTCGCGCCCAGCAGCAGCCACGGCGCGCGCTCGGCGAGTTCGGGCTCGATACCGCGCTCGAGGGTGATCGCCGCGACGCCTTCGACACGGGCCCGCAGCACCTTCTCGTCGATCTCCACCCCGAGCGCGAACCCGAACGGCTTCGCTTCCGGATCGCCGTCGATTCCCCTGGTGTACACCAGTTTCAGGGCGATCTCGGCGGGGCCGGACCAGTTGTCGATGACCGCCTGCGCGGCGCGTTCCCAGTCCGCGAGGTCCGGCTCCGGCAGGTCGAGCATGGCCGCGGAACGGGCCAGCCGCTCGAGATGCGGGCGGAGCTCACGGGGGCGTCCGTCGACGACGAGGATCGTCTCGAACACGCCGTCGCCGCGAAGCAGTCCAAGATCGTCTACCCGCAGGTGAGCGGCTTCGGGGTCGGCCAGGGTCCCGTCGAGAAAGGCAAGCACGCGCATGGGGACACGGTACTCACTAGCATGGGTTTCATGCCCTACCGCTCCCCCTTGCTCGACCTTCCCGGACCGATCGCGGCACCCGACGGGCATCCGGAGGAGGGTGTCCCGTGGCATTGGGGAGACCCGTTCGCCGAGCAACGGACCGCGGCGCGCGGCGCGGTCGTGATCGACCGTTCGCACCGCGAGATCCTGGCCGTGACCGGGGAAGAACGGTTGTCCTGGCTGCATTTGGTGATCTCGCAGCACGTCACCGGGCTCGCCGAGGGCACCGGCACCGAGGCGCTCGTGCTGGACAGCCAAGGCCGCGTCGACACCCACATGGTCGTCGCGCACTCGGACGGCACGGTTTTCCTGGACAGCGACAGGGGCGCGGTGGCGTCCAGCGCGTTGCCGTCCGGCGGCAAGCAGACTCTGCTCGAATACCTCGAAGCGATGAAGTTCTGGTCCAAAGTGGACATCCGCGATGCCTCTGCCGAACTGGCGTTGCTGACCGTCCTCGGCCCCGACGCGGACCGGGTGCTGGCCTCCGTGGATGTCTCGCTCGACTCGGACGCGTACTCCGTCGCGCCGATCCCCGGCGGTTTCGCGCGGCGGATGCCGTGGCCGGGACGGCACAGCGTCGACCTCGCCGTGCCCCGCGCCGAACTCGCCGACTGGTGGCGCCGCCTGACCGACGCCGGCGCGCGCCCGGCGGGCAGCTGGACGTTCGACGCGCTGCGGGTCGAGTCGCTGCGGCCGCGGCTGGGAATCGACACCGACGAGCGCACGATCCCGCACGAGGTGAACTGGGTCGACTCCGCCGCGCACGTGGCGAAGGGCTGCTACCGCGGGCAGGAGACCGTCGCGAAGGTCCACAACGTCGGGCGGCCGCCGCGGTACATGGCGCTGCTGCATCTGGACGGTTCGCCGGAGATCACCCCGGAAACCGGTGACCCGGTGGTTCTCGGCGAGCGGACCGTCGGGCGCGTCGGGAGCGTGGTGCAGCATCACGAGCTGGGGCCGATCGCGCTGGCACTGGTCAAACGCTCGACGCGGCCGGGAGCCGAACTGCTGGTCGGCGCCGAGGACCGGGTCGTGCAGGCGGCCATCGATCCGGACTCGGTGCCGGGCGAGGCCCCCGCTCCGGGCCGGGAGGCCGCCCAGCGGCTGCGGGGCTGAGGACTACTTGCGCTTTCGTGCCGTGAAGGCCTCCTTGCCTACCTTGAGGGTAGGGAAGGGGCCCTTCGCCACCTTCTGACCTGCTGGCGGAGTCCGAAGGAGCGGCAGCGCAAAGGAGGGTGTCGGGAGGGGCAGAGATCCTTGTGGTATCGCTCCCTCCGGAACATTTCGGCCGGAGCGCGATAAGCTACGCGCGTGATCGAAGTCCGGCCCGGTGGTCGCCGTCGTATCGACCGCGTGCTCGGCCCTGGGTATCTCAGCGACCTCGGCGAGCTGACTCTTTCCGTGCTGCGCGAGCGCCGTGACGAGGCCGCGCAGGAGGAGACCGACCTGTCGTATCTTCGGCGCCTGCTGCACGCGCGGATCGACATCGTGCGGGCCGAGCAGGAGCGCCGGAGTTCGGGCGGCGAGAGCAGCGTCGTCGAGCGGCTGGCCGCGATACTGGCGGACAACGCGATCGGCCCGGCCACGGGTTCGGGCAGGCATCAGCGGCTGGAACCGTCCCGCGCGGGCGAGCACCGGCGGTTCGCCGAGGCGCTCATCGGTGACACAGACCTTTCCGACGTCAGCACGCTCTCGGACGAGAAGCTGGTCAACGCCCTCAACAGGTACGCCGACGAAGAGGTCTCGGTCTCTTCGTACCGCCGCGAGGTGCAGGGCGTGATGGACACGATCAACGCCGAGATCGCGACCCGCTACCGCAAGGGCACGGCGTCGGTCGACGACCTGCTCGACACCGAACGCGGCGGGCTCGAGTGACGAATCCCGTCCTGGTCGAGGTCGTCCGCTCCGGTTTCGTGGAGAGCACGCACCGCGGCGCGCTCGTGATCACCGCCCCGGACGGATCGGTGCGGTTCTCCGCGGGCGACATCGAGCGCCCGGTGTACCCGCGCTCGTCCAACAAGCCACTCCAAGCCGTCGGGATGCTGCGCGCCGGCCTCACCATCGACGACGAGGACCTCGCGCTGGGCTGCGGGTCGCACAACGGCGAGCCCGGCCACGTCGAGGGCGCCTTGTCGATGCTTTCCCGCGCGGACCTGACCGAGGACGCGCTGGCCTGCCCGCCCGCCTTCCCGCTGCACGAGCCGAGCATGCTGGCCGTGGCCGCGTCGGGGAAACGCCGCGCCGCCATGAACTGCTCCGGCAAACACGCCGCGATGCTCACGACCTGCGCCCAGCTCGGCTGGCCGACCGAGGACTACGCGGCCGCGACCCACCCGCTGCAGAAGGTCATCCAGGCCACCATCGCCGACCTCACCGGCGAGACGATCGAGACCGTCGGCGTCGACGGCTGCGGCGCCCCGCTGTTCGCGTTCTCCCTCACCGGCCTCGCTCGTTCCTTCGGAAGGCTGGTCACCGCGATGGGCGGCCCGGACCGCCGGGTCGCGGACGCCGTCCGCGCGTATCCGTGGCAGGTCGCGGGCACCGGCCGCGAAGACACCGTGCTGATGCGCGGCGTGGACGGCCTGCTCTCGAAGGGCGGCGCCGAGGGAGTGCACGCGTTCGCCCTCCCGGACGGCACCGCGCTGGCGCTGAAAATCGACGACGGCAACGCCAGGGCACGGATCCCGCTGCTGCTCGCGACCCTGCGCCACCTCGGCATCGACCCTGGCGAGGAGGCAGGCGACCTCGCTCGCAACGCGGTCTTGGGCGGTGGGAAGCCGGTCGGCGAGCTGAGGGTCGTCGCCGGTCTCTTCGGCTAGTTCGAGCGTTCCCGCGCGGCCAGGTCTCCCCAGAAGTCCCGCAGGTCGGCGAACAGTTCCGCCAGCTCGTCGACGTTGCCGGTGCGGAGCGCGTCGAGGATGTCGTGAACCTCTTCGGCGGTCGTGTCGGCCTGCAGGATCGAGTCGGCGAAGAGTTGCACGAGGCCGCCGTAGTCGAGTTCGACCGCGGAACCTGGGTGGAAGCTGTCGAGCCAGCGTCGCGTCTCGAGCAGCACCCGGCCGGGCGCTGAGTCGCCGAAGGTCGCTTCGAGCAGGTCCCCGACCTCGCGGGCGCGATGCCGCGCGTCGGCGATGGAGACCCGCCACGACACCTCGCGTTCGGGGTCTTCGCGGCCTTTGCCCAGTTTGACCCGGCGCATTCCGGGATCGAACAGCACGAACCACGGGAGCGGGACGGTCCACGTCGTCGAGAGCGTGTGCGAGGCCGAGGCGGACAGATCGCCGATCGCGGACTTCGCGCGCGAGCGGATCATGTCGAACGAAGCGCCGCCCGCGTCGAGCACCGCGTTCTTCAGCGCCGGATGCGCGTCGCCGAGGAAGGTCACCAGCGCCGCGGCCGAGCGGGCGCGGATCTCCATCGGGCAGATCAGCGGCCCCGGACCGGCGTCGCCGTGCTCACCCTCCGGCACGTCTTCTGGGTCCAGGACGAGAACGTCGGTGACGAGGCTGGGCGCGGCCCTGCCGTCCTCGAGTTCGGCGGGCAACAGCCGCCCGACGTGCTGTGACTTGAGCCACAGTGCCTGCTCGCGTATCCCCGCGGCCGAACGATCGAGCCGGGCCGCTTCGACGGCCTCGAGCAGGCGTTCGTCCGGCGGGTCCCCCAGCGCGACCAGGGGCTCATAGACGCGGAGATAAGCCGCGAACGGACGGGGCACAGGAGCATCGTGACACGCCGACCTGCGACTATCGCCACCGACCGGCCGGTAACCGGCGTTCGGTGAACACTGTCGCCACCGGCACACCGTGCCACGTCGCATCCAACCCCCCGGACACGGTACGGTGTCAGCAGGAAATAATTGTCGAGACGATGCGGGGCCGCCGATTCCCCCGGCCGCCCCGCCCCTGTGCGAGGGGGTCGAGCCATGGGGCGCGGCCGGGCTAAGGCCAAGCAGACGAAGGTGGCGCGCGAGCTCAAGTACAGCTCGCACGAAACCGACTTCGATGCTTTGCAGCGCGAGCTGTCCAGTAGTTCCTCGGATTACGGGCACGAGGACGACAAGCGGGATGACGACGACCCGTACGACGGGTACGACGAATACCGCCGCTGAGCAGGCGTGACACGCGAGGGTGGGACGGGCTGAACCCCGTGGTCCACCCTCGCGTGTCGCGTGCTGCCCAAAATACGAGGAGGGTGCCGTGTCGGACGTAACGCGGGTAGGTGTCATCGGAGCCGGGCTCATGGGCTCGGGTATCGCCGAGGTGCACGCACGTGCCGGTCTGGACGTGATCATCACCGAGGTGAACCAGCCGGCGCTGGACTCCGGGCGGGCGCGGATCGAGAAGTCGCTGCAACGCGGCGTCAAGAACGGGAAGCTCTCGCAGGAAGACGCCGACTCGGCGCTCGGGCGGCTCCGCTTCACCACCGAGATGAGCGAGTTCGCCGACCGCGACCTCGTGATCGAGGCCATCCTGGAGCAGGAGCAGGCCAAGGTCGAGGTGTTCCGGTCGCTGGACAAGATCGTCGAGCGTGAGGACGCGGTGTTCGCGTCCAACACCTCGTCGATCCCGATCATGAAGCTCGGGATGGCGACCAACCGCCCGCAGCAGGTGATCGGTATCCACTTCTTCAACCCGGTCCCGGTGCTGCCGCTCGTCGAGCTGGTGCCCTCGCTGCTGACCAGCGAAGACACCGCCCGCCGCGCGGAGGAGCACGCGA
This window encodes:
- the pxpB gene encoding 5-oxoprolinase subunit PxpB, with protein sequence MRWRAYGEHAALLDCDSLTQTIAAHATISSARPSGITELVPGARSLLVVETPGSGALAAVRELLSDADLEHPPEGEAREITLDVTYDGEDLELVARDAGVSAEDVVRLHTGTVYTVAFTGFAPGFGYLTGLPGPLRQPRLPSPRTRVPPGSVGIAGEFTGVYPRVSPGGWRLIGHTRTVLFDSRADPPALLAPGDRVRFRSAR
- a CDS encoding biotin-dependent carboxyltransferase family protein: MRALEVVRPGPLALVQDLGRPGYAHLGVPPSGALDVPALRLANRLVGNDEGAAGVECLFGGLRLRATASCTIAVTGPAVDVEVDGRAVGSHAPVWLAEGQVVAIGAPATGLRCYLAVSGGIVVDAELGSRSRDVLSEIGPTPLKTGDVLPLGTPSLPGGADVVLPTVAPAELAVTVDPGPRAHWFADLAAGLAKTWTVTAESNRVGLRLDGSALAREDEYVEQELPSEGLLTGSIQVPPNGLPVVFLADHPTTGGYPVAAVVRRASLPALAQARPGTLLRFHSSTRVWNR
- a CDS encoding aminodeoxychorismate lyase; the encoded protein is MRVLAFLDGTLADPEAAHLRVDDLGLLRGDGVFETILVVDGRPRELRPHLERLARSAAMLDLPEPDLADWERAAQAVIDNWSGPAEIALKLVYTRGIDGDPEAKPFGFALGVEIDEKVLRARVEGVAAITLERGIEPELAERAPWLLLGAKSISYGVNMAALREAGRRGASDVIFTAANGSVFEGPTSTVVLAKDKTLYTPPATIGILPGTTQAALFRGAERAGWSVKVEPLQVSDLTEGEGLFLASSVRKLTRVHTLDGVALTDSSAIHAELAAAYESEYAIS
- a CDS encoding YgfZ/GcvT domain-containing protein, translating into MPYRSPLLDLPGPIAAPDGHPEEGVPWHWGDPFAEQRTAARGAVVIDRSHREILAVTGEERLSWLHLVISQHVTGLAEGTGTEALVLDSQGRVDTHMVVAHSDGTVFLDSDRGAVASSALPSGGKQTLLEYLEAMKFWSKVDIRDASAELALLTVLGPDADRVLASVDVSLDSDAYSVAPIPGGFARRMPWPGRHSVDLAVPRAELADWWRRLTDAGARPAGSWTFDALRVESLRPRLGIDTDERTIPHEVNWVDSAAHVAKGCYRGQETVAKVHNVGRPPRYMALLHLDGSPEITPETGDPVVLGERTVGRVGSVVQHHELGPIALALVKRSTRPGAELLVGAEDRVVQAAIDPDSVPGEAPAPGREAAQRLRG
- a CDS encoding asparaginase, whose translation is MTNPVLVEVVRSGFVESTHRGALVITAPDGSVRFSAGDIERPVYPRSSNKPLQAVGMLRAGLTIDDEDLALGCGSHNGEPGHVEGALSMLSRADLTEDALACPPAFPLHEPSMLAVAASGKRRAAMNCSGKHAAMLTTCAQLGWPTEDYAAATHPLQKVIQATIADLTGETIETVGVDGCGAPLFAFSLTGLARSFGRLVTAMGGPDRRVADAVRAYPWQVAGTGREDTVLMRGVDGLLSKGGAEGVHAFALPDGTALALKIDDGNARARIPLLLATLRHLGIDPGEEAGDLARNAVLGGGKPVGELRVVAGLFG
- a CDS encoding DUF3073 domain-containing protein, whose protein sequence is MGRGRAKAKQTKVARELKYSSHETDFDALQRELSSSSSDYGHEDDKRDDDDPYDGYDEYRR
- a CDS encoding 3-hydroxybutyryl-CoA dehydrogenase, translated to MSDVTRVGVIGAGLMGSGIAEVHARAGLDVIITEVNQPALDSGRARIEKSLQRGVKNGKLSQEDADSALGRLRFTTEMSEFADRDLVIEAILEQEQAKVEVFRSLDKIVEREDAVFASNTSSIPIMKLGMATNRPQQVIGIHFFNPVPVLPLVELVPSLLTSEDTARRAEEHATTALHKTVIRSQDRAGFIVNSLLVPYLLSAIRMIESGFASAEDIDRGMELGTAHPMGPLRLSDLIGLDTIKAIADSMYAEFKEPLYSSPPLLLRMVDAGLLGKKTGRGFYSYS